The Thermomonospora curvata DSM 43183 DNA segment TGTTCCAGGTCGGCGGCGGTCACCGACAGCTGGACGTTCCCGAAGCGGTCCACGGTGAGCACCTCGCCCTCGGCCGCGCCGTCCCGGATGCGCCGCACCGGTGGCGGCAGCAGCATCAGGTCTTCCGGCGGCAGGGGCCGGCCCACCTCCTCCAGCGCGGTCCCGCCCGCCAGGTGCGCCGCCACCGGCATGAAGATGTCCCGCCCGTGGAAGGTGGCCGAGACCGGGTGCAGCCACAGCTCCTCGTTGGTCAGCTCGTGGGCGCGCACCGGCCCGTCGCCGGCCGCCTCCCGCACCGCCCAGGACAGCAGTCCGTTGTCGGGGCCCACGAACACGTGCTCCCCGGCGGCCACGGCCACGCCCCGCCGCGCGGTGCCCACCCCCGGGTCCACCACCGCCACGTGCACCCCGGGCGGCAGGTAGGGGATGGTCTGGGCGAGCACGATCGCCCCGCGCCGCACGTCGCCCGGCGGCACCAGGTGCGTGATGTCGATGATGCGGACGCCGGGCCGGATGCGGGCCGCCACGCCGTGGCACGCCGCGACGAACCCGTCCTCCAGGCCGTAGTCGGTGAGGAATGTCAGATACCGGTAACCCGCCACACGCCCACAGCGTACGTCGCCCGGTTCGCCGGGAACAGCCGGTGCGCGTCGGCTCGGGCCGCTAGCATGAGGCCCCGCCCGAACCCGGACGACCGGGGATCAGCGACCACAGAGGGGAACGATCCGCGCGGCCGCGCGCCCGCGGGCTTCTCGCTCAGGAGGGCTCCCATGGACGACGGTTCAGCCCCAAGACCCGGCAACGACGACCTGGTGGACGACGTGGCGTTCCCGGCCGGCCTGCTGTCGGAACGCGACCGCAAAATCTTGGCCTTCGAACGGCAGTGGTGGCGGTACGCCGGCGCCAAGGAGCAGGCCATCCGCGAAGAGCTCGGCATCTCGGCCACCCGCTACTACCAGCTGCTCAACATCCTGATCGACCGTCCCGAGGCGCTGGAGCACGACCCCATGCTGGTCAAGCGCCTGCGCCGGATGCGCGCCCAGCGGCAGCGGCAGCGCGCCGCACGCCGGCTGGGCATCCGAACCTGACCTGTCCGACACTGGAGGAGTGAGCGCACCTTCACTCAACGCCCTGACGGACGCCGGCAACGACGGCCTGGCCGCATTGCGCAAAGCGCCCGGCGATGCCGTCCTGGGCCTGGATTTCGACGGAACGCTGGCGCCCATCGTCGAGGACCCCGCGCAGGCCCGCGCCCATCCCGGCGCGGCCGCCGCGCTGAGCCGCCTGGCCCCCCTGGTGGGCGCGATCGTGATCATCACCGGCCGGCCCGCCGCCGTCGCGGTCGACTACGGCGGGCTGGCCGACCTGCACGGCGTGGTGGTGCTGGGCCAGTACGGGCTGGAGCGCTGGGAGGACGGAAAGCTGACCACGCCCGAGCCGCCGCCGGGGGTGGCGCAGGTGCGCGCCGAGCTTCCCCGGCTGCTGGCCGAGGCGGGCGCGCCCGAGGGCACCCACGTGGAGGACAAGGGCCATGCGCTGGCCGTGCACACCCGCCGCTGTGCCGAGCCGCAGGCCGCCCTCGACCGGTTGCGCGACCCGCTGCACGCGCTGGCCGAGCGTACCGGGCTGCGGGTGGAGCCGGGCCGGTTCGTGCTCGAGCTGCGCCCGCCCGGCGTGGACAAGGGCGTGGCGTTGCGCAACTTCCTGGACGAACGCGCCCGGCCGGGCTTTCCCTCCGCCGTCCTGTACGCCGGGGACGACCTGGGGGACCTGGCGGCCTACGCGGCGGTGGAGGAGCTGCGCGCCCGCGGCGTGCCCGGCGTCAAGATCTGCAGCGGCTCCACCGAGGTCACCGCGCTGGCCGAGCGCGCCGACCTGGTCGTGGACGGGCCCGCCGGCGTGGTGGACCTGCTCGGCAGGCTGGCCGCCGCGCTGGCGTGAGCGGGGGAACCGACCGAAAGAAACGCGAGAACATCTCATCTTGTGTGCCCGGCTGAAGGGCGTCCCCATCGCTGTTTTGTTCCGGCCGCCTATTTCATCTCTGGCAAATTGCGACAAACTAGGGCGGATTACGAAAGGGCACCGGAGCGGAGAGCGATCATGCGTGAGGCAGCACCGCTGAGGCCGGAGGACCCCGAGTTTCTGGGGGGATTCCGCCTGACCGGACGCCGGGAAGCCGACGAGCGGGGCGTCTCCTACCTCGGCGAGGGACCCTCCGGCGAACCGGTGGTGGTCCGCACGCTCTCCGCCGATCTCCTCGGCGGGCGCCCGGGCGGCGCCACGGCCACCCGGGCGCCGGCCGTGGCGCGGCAGGCCGCGGCGCTTCGGCAGATTCCGGCCGCGCGGCGGGTCGACTCCCCCTGGACGGCCCGGGTCCTGGCCGCCGACCTGGAAGCCGAGCCCCCCTACGTGGTCAGCGAGCACGTCGCCGGGCCGACCCTGCGGCAGGTGGTCGAGCGCCACGGCCCGCGCACCGGCTCCTCCCTGCACCGCCTGGCGAACGGGACGATCCAGGGCCTGGCCGCCGTGCACCGCGCCGGGCTGGTGCACGGCGCCTTCGGCCCGGACCTGGTCGTGCTCGGCCAGGACGGCCCGCGCCTGGTGGACTTCGCCCTCGGCGCGGTGGCGGGCGGCCGGGAGAGGGGGCCGGCCTTCCAGGCCCCCGAACGGCTCGGCGGCGCGGAGGCGACCTTCGCCTCGGACGTGTTCGCCTGGGCGGCCACCATGGTCTTCGCCGCCGGCGGGCGTCCCCCCTTCGGCCCGGACGACGATCCGGCCACGGCGACCCGCGTCCTGCACCACCAGCCCGACTTGCGGGCGCTCCCGGAATATCTGCAGAAGATCGTCCTGCGCTGTCTGGCCAAGGACCCGCGGCGACGGCCGTCCGCGGCGGAAGTGGCCGCCTGGCTGCAGCACCCCGGCCGGGACGCACCGGCCGACGCGGCGCCGCCTGCGGAGAACCCTGCCGGCACCCCCGAGCCGCACCGGAGGGACAGCGGCCCCATGCCCGCGGTGGCCCCGGCGCCCTCCGCCAAACCCCGGACGCCCAAGTACTCCACGGTCTCGAGACGCTCCCCCGCTCCCGCCGCCGGCGGGCCGGAGGGACCCGGGCGGCCCGCTGCTCCGCCGGCCGCTCCCGGCCGTCCGCACACGGACCCGGTGACGCCCCCGCAGCCCGCCCACCGGACGAACCCCGCGGGTTCTTCCGGGACCGATCATGCGGCGTCCGCGGCCCCGGCGATGCCCGACCGCCCGGCGGGGCCCGAGGAGCCCGCCTCCGCTGACCGTGCGGGAGGTCCCGTGGGGTATGCCTCTCAGGCGGACCCTGCGGGCCCGGCGCCCGGCCATGCGGCGGGGGCCGGGGAGCCCGCGTCCGCTGACCGTGCGGGAGGTCCCGTGGGGTATGCCTCTCAGGCGGACCCTGCGGGTTCGGCGCCCGGCCATGCGGCGGGGGCCGGGGAGCCCGCGTCCGCTGACCGCGTGACCGATCCCGCCGGATATGCCCCGCGGGCGAACGCCGCGGGCGCGGCAGAACCCGCTTCCCGAACCGCGGGATCGGCACCGGGCCCCCGGCTGTCGGTTCCTGAAGATCGGCTGGTGGCCTCCGCCGCCACCAGCGGCGGCGCGAGGATGCGGGTGCACGAGACCAGCGGGATCCAGGTCACGATCCGGGGGCGGGCCTCCGGGCGGCGGGACGCACCGCGGCGGACGGGCCGGCGCAACGGCCTGCTGGCCGGGCTGGTGGCCGTCGTCGTGCTGGCCGGCGGGGCGCTCGTGGCCTGGAAGAGCGGGCTGGTGGGCGGCTCGGCGGAGGCGCCGACGCAGGCCCAGGCGGCTCCGCACACCGGCCCGCCCGTGGAGATCTCCACCATCGACGGGCAGCGCTACCGGCTGGCGGCGATCGGCAGCGGCGTGAGCCCGGGGGCCGCCCCGACCGGGGGACCGTCAAAGGACGAGGAGGGGGCGGCGTACGTCTACGCCGAGTACCTGATCAGCAACCTGATGAACAAGCCGGTGCCGCTCGACCTGTACGCCGTGGACCTGTTCATCAAGCGCGACCTGCTGCCGGAGCGGTCGCGCGGGCTGTGCATGTGGCACAACGGCGTGCCCGAGGACATGTGCACTCCTCCGGCCAAGCCCCATGTGATGTTCCGGCTGGCGGGCGGCGCCCCGGTGAGCGGTGCGCAGGGGGGCCAGTACATGCCGCCCGGCGCCTCCTATGTGGTCAGGGTGACCTTGGACGTGCCGCTGCGGCGGGACCCGGGAGCCGGGGAGCTGGGGCTTTATGTCTGGAAGCAGATGTACATGACCAGCGCCCTCGCCCAGGAGGTGCCGTTTCCCCGCTGACGCCGCCCGCCGCGGGGGCGCTCATTCGGCCGCGGGGTCGTCGGCGAGGATGCCGTAGAGCTTGCGGCGGGTGTCGGCGATGAGCTCCAGCGCCCGGCTCCGCTGCTCGGTGCTGCCGGCGGCCATCACCTGCTGCAGGGCGTTCAGGAGCCGGCCGACCTCCTCACGGGTGTGCAGCACGCCCTCGTCGGGCTGCTCGGCGAACTCCCGCCAGGGCGCGTCGCCGTGCCGGGCGGCCTCCCGCCGGCCGGTGTCGGTCAGTGAGAACAGC contains these protein-coding regions:
- a CDS encoding SAM hydrolase/SAM-dependent halogenase family protein, whose amino-acid sequence is MAGYRYLTFLTDYGLEDGFVAACHGVAARIRPGVRIIDITHLVPPGDVRRGAIVLAQTIPYLPPGVHVAVVDPGVGTARRGVAVAAGEHVFVGPDNGLLSWAVREAAGDGPVRAHELTNEELWLHPVSATFHGRDIFMPVAAHLAGGTALEEVGRPLPPEDLMLLPPPVRRIRDGAAEGEVLTVDRFGNVQLSVTAADLEQVGVRAGEPMLLSLSRRRLTVPYRRTFGSVTPGELVAYADSAGCIALAVNTGNAAQRLGLPPGARVRIAPAP
- a CDS encoding serine/threonine protein kinase, whose translation is MREAAPLRPEDPEFLGGFRLTGRREADERGVSYLGEGPSGEPVVVRTLSADLLGGRPGGATATRAPAVARQAAALRQIPAARRVDSPWTARVLAADLEAEPPYVVSEHVAGPTLRQVVERHGPRTGSSLHRLANGTIQGLAAVHRAGLVHGAFGPDLVVLGQDGPRLVDFALGAVAGGRERGPAFQAPERLGGAEATFASDVFAWAATMVFAAGGRPPFGPDDDPATATRVLHHQPDLRALPEYLQKIVLRCLAKDPRRRPSAAEVAAWLQHPGRDAPADAAPPAENPAGTPEPHRRDSGPMPAVAPAPSAKPRTPKYSTVSRRSPAPAAGGPEGPGRPAAPPAAPGRPHTDPVTPPQPAHRTNPAGSSGTDHAASAAPAMPDRPAGPEEPASADRAGGPVGYASQADPAGPAPGHAAGAGEPASADRAGGPVGYASQADPAGSAPGHAAGAGEPASADRVTDPAGYAPRANAAGAAEPASRTAGSAPGPRLSVPEDRLVASAATSGGARMRVHETSGIQVTIRGRASGRRDAPRRTGRRNGLLAGLVAVVVLAGGALVAWKSGLVGGSAEAPTQAQAAPHTGPPVEISTIDGQRYRLAAIGSGVSPGAAPTGGPSKDEEGAAYVYAEYLISNLMNKPVPLDLYAVDLFIKRDLLPERSRGLCMWHNGVPEDMCTPPAKPHVMFRLAGGAPVSGAQGGQYMPPGASYVVRVTLDVPLRRDPGAGELGLYVWKQMYMTSALAQEVPFPR
- a CDS encoding DUF3263 domain-containing protein, producing the protein MDDGSAPRPGNDDLVDDVAFPAGLLSERDRKILAFERQWWRYAGAKEQAIREELGISATRYYQLLNILIDRPEALEHDPMLVKRLRRMRAQRQRQRAARRLGIRT
- the otsB gene encoding trehalose-phosphatase, coding for MSAPSLNALTDAGNDGLAALRKAPGDAVLGLDFDGTLAPIVEDPAQARAHPGAAAALSRLAPLVGAIVIITGRPAAVAVDYGGLADLHGVVVLGQYGLERWEDGKLTTPEPPPGVAQVRAELPRLLAEAGAPEGTHVEDKGHALAVHTRRCAEPQAALDRLRDPLHALAERTGLRVEPGRFVLELRPPGVDKGVALRNFLDERARPGFPSAVLYAGDDLGDLAAYAAVEELRARGVPGVKICSGSTEVTALAERADLVVDGPAGVVDLLGRLAAALA